CGAAACACGACCGCCCGGCTTTGTTGCTCGGCTGTCTTCGGTTCGACAAAGCGCATCTCGGGTCGCTGGGCGGCGATCACGATCGCCTCGGCGTCCGCTGCATCATTCTTCTGGCGCTTCACGAACGGCTTCACATACTTGGAGCGGCTCTCGAAGAGGCCATAATCCGGCGAGAGAACTCTGTCAGGCGTCGACATGGTGACCGGGCTTTTCTGAGTATAAACGAAGCCGCCGAGCGGAATATGATCGGCCGACGGCTTCGCCAGGGTGGGTCCGGGCTAAGGGCAATTGCCCGGTGACGAGAAGCTATCCTTCCTCTCTTTCCGCGCAACGAAACTCGCTCATTAAGCTTGATGTCGCCGCTGAAGGTTAAGTCTGGAACCAACCATCTTGACGTCACCGACCCGAATACGTTGCCCATTGCCTTGGGCACGGGCAAGCCAACATGCAACGAACAGCTCGTGGAATACTACCTTCGCGCCGCCGCGTCGCAGCCGTGTGGATCGGCGTGGAGGGGCATGTCGATGCGCAGGACGTGGTCTCGATCGAGATCGAGCCCGGTCGCGTCGGCTAGCGGAAGAGCGGGAAATGCGGTTCAAGCGCGTCCAGCCGGCCGCGGCGATCTCGACGGAAGCGTTGAGATTGGACCGCGGAGCATATCGGCAACGAGGACTATCGCGGGATTTATTTGGGCCTTCGCGCTGGCCGGTCTTGGCTTTCCCGCGGCCGGGATCAAGCGCCGTCGTCTCGTTGGCGAACAGCTTGGCCGAGCCCTTGAGCCTGGTGAGCAGACGCTCGTGCACCGGCCGCAGCAGGAAGGCGGCGCGACTGACCCAGTCAGCCAAGGTCGAACGATCGAGCGTTATGCCCTGGCGCGCATAGATCTGAGCCTGCCGATACAGCGGCAGATGGTCGGCGTATTTGGAGACGAGAACCAGCGCTACCGTCGCCTCGGTCGGCAACCCGCCCTCGATCAGTCTGGGAACGAATAGGGAATAGTAATGATAGATTTCCCGCAGAGCGAAGAAGGCACCCACAAGCTCCTGAACCGCGCCGCCGTTGTGGCTGTCATACTGCTGGTTGCTGGTTGGTTCGCCTTTTCTTGGTTCCGGAACGGCATTGTCAGTTGCTGGGGTTTGGACGTTTGAGCCGGTGGAAGATGCTGCTAAATGCTCTTTGCTGCCCTGGATGTAAACGATCCGGCGGATCTCGTCGGGGAATGCGAAGAACGGAATGACCTCTGCCCGAAGATTACGGCGAACTGAGCTTTAGCCATGGTCCACTCACGTGGCGGCATTTTCCACTCTTTCTCTGACCGGTTTCTCATCGAGGGCTTCTTCTCCAAATTCGCCCGGTCGGTCTTATGCCACTATGAGTTCAGGAAACATTGCCTTCGTGCCCACCGTCGCGAATTTGATGCGCCCGCTAACGAGAATATCGATCGTAGTATCGTTGAAGTCTATTCCGCGGCGGCTGCGATCCTTTAGTCAAGATCACGCCTAGTGCGAAGCCGATAAAACCTGCCATCAGGAGGGCGCTTCCTGGGTTTTTAACAACAAGCTCGGAGCCTTGATCGTAAGCCGCTGAGCCTGCATCTGCTAAATTGTCTGCCATGCCGTGTGCGGCATCCTTGACCTGATTTGCTGTGTCTTTAAATGCACGCTCAGTTTCCGTCCCAGCATCCCGATCAACCATGACGATCACTCCCTGTTGGGAGCAATAAGCCATCCGCGGCTCAATCGTTCCTGTGAAATGGATTGGCTTTATCTGGGTGAAGTGGCCCGGTAGCGAAATCGCGCTGGTCGCAGTGGGGCAGGGGCTCTTACAACGCACGATGATGGAACATTCGGCGCGCTTGCCGCGTTTTTCCTTCCCAACGAAGGAGCATCGCATGGCCACCGAAGCGAGAGAGACAAGCACACTGATAGGCAGCGACAAGGTCGCGGGCACCGCGGTGTACGGCCCCGACGACCAGGAGATCGGAACGATCGAGCGCGTTATGATCGAGAAGACGAGCGGGCGCGTGTCATACGCCGTCTTGGGATTCGGCGGATTCCTCGGAATCGGCAATGACCACTATCCCCTTCCGTGGAACGCCTTAAAATACGATACTCGCGTCGGCGGCTACCGCACTGGCATCACCGCCGACCAGCTCAACGGCGCGCCGAAGTATGCCTCCGAGAGCAGCTGGGACTGGGAGGAGCCCGGGCGCTCCAAGTCGGTCGACGACTACTACGGTTCCCGCATTACCCATTCGGCCCTCGAATAGGATCGAACAACGTAGGCTGCGCGTAGACCGAGTCTCGCAGCACGGCCCTGCAGTCTTCCCCGTTCCTGCGGGGCCGTACATACTCGCAGCCCGCAAACTTGCTTCCCAATATTGGGACCCCTTTCTTTCGAATAGTCATGTAGCGCAAAGTGATGCACACGGCAGAGTGGAATCAGATGCAGTTTGGCGTGTCAACGGCGGACTCATTTTGGGCCTACTACTAGCCGCCGAGATTACGGCGCGGACTAGGCGCGATCCGGGCGAGGTGTTTGAAAGCCTACAGGCGCTCTGGCGGCTTAAGGCTGCCTCCAAACACTACTTTGGCAGACTTTGGGTCTATTCGAGAGGCTTACGTGTCGGATGGTCGGTCACCGGCTTCCAGATGCGAAGGCGATCGTGACGTTCGATCTGCGGCTCCTCACCACGCGTAGCGGACGATGCCCTTGCCGGCGTAGGATTGTGTGACGTTGGAGAGCTCGCCCTCGAAGGTGGCGGCCATTGACCAGTTGTTGATCCATTTCATCTCGGCCGCGCCGGTGACGAGCGCTGCGTCGGAGGCCATAGCTGTGCCGTTCACGACGAAGCTGGCGCCAGGCAAGGTCTGGAATGTCACGGCGACGGTGCGATCCGGATTGAAATCGTGCGCCCATGCAAGACGTCCGCGCAGGGTCAGGATCGCGTCCTGCACCGCGTAGGATTTGTCGGTGCGGACACCGAGTTCGCTGCGGGGATCCGTCACGCTCTTGGCGTTATAGGCCTGCGCAAACGTGTTGGCGCCGGACAGAATGCTTTCGGCGTAAGCCGGCAGATCGAAGGTGGTGAACTGGCCGGCCGCATAAGGCGTGATCCCGACGCCGCCCATCGCCGGGCTGACCACGCGATAGCCGCCTTCGGCACGGCCCGACCATGCGTTGGCGCTGAAGCGCGCCTGCAATCGGTCGGAGCCGGCGATCGTCACGATGCGGTTGGTGGTGATGTCCTGCCAGCCGTAAGCGAGCGCTCCGGAGAGATAGGCGGCGCCGGTGTTGTGGCGAATGAAGGCGCCGGCCTGGAACAGGTCGGAGTGTCCGCTGCCCCGCCCGTTGGCGACATTGAAGTTGGTGCCGCCGCCCGCCATTGCGAAGCCGGCGGTCGTGGACAGAGAGATGAGGTAGTCGGCGCCGACCGCGACGCCGGCGACACTTGAGGTCGTCGTACTGGAGCCGAGCGATGCATTGCCGTCGGTGCTCTGCGAGCCGCCGTAGCCTGCGGCCCACACGCTCCAGCGCGGGTTGAGGGGATAGGCCATTGCAGGCGCCTTGCGATAGATCGCGGCATAGGCCGGGGCCGCACCGTTTTCGGTTGCGCCATTGCCGCGGCCGGCGACGAAGGGATCGCTCAAGATCCCCAGGAACAGGTTCATTGCATTGAAGGTTGCCTGCTGCGAGCCGATCGCCACTTCACCAGAGACCTGCGTCAGGCCTGCTGGCGTCAGCGTACCGAACACCAGCGGAATG
The Nitrobacter sp. NHB1 genome window above contains:
- a CDS encoding PRC-barrel domain-containing protein; this encodes MATEARETSTLIGSDKVAGTAVYGPDDQEIGTIERVMIEKTSGRVSYAVLGFGGFLGIGNDHYPLPWNALKYDTRVGGYRTGITADQLNGAPKYASESSWDWEEPGRSKSVDDYYGSRITHSALE